In the genome of Cupriavidus taiwanensis, one region contains:
- a CDS encoding NAD-dependent succinate-semialdehyde dehydrogenase — protein sequence MYQDLALYIDGEFIKGGDRREQEVINPATQEVLGQLPHATRADLDRALAAAQRAFESWKKTSPLERGKILRRVGELARERARDIGRNITLDQGKPLAEAVGEIMVCAEHADWHAEECRRIYGRVIPPRQPNVRQLVVREPIGVCAAFTPWNFPFNQAIRKIVAAVGAGCTLILKGPEDSPSAVVALAQLFHDAGLPPGVLNIVWGVPSEVSTYLIESPIVRKISFTGSVPVGKQLAALAGAHMKRVTMELGGHSPVLVFDDADIDPAAEMLARFKLRNAGQVCVSPTRFYVQEKAYDRFLARFTEVIGSIKVGNGLEDGTQMGPLAHERRVLSMEQFLDDASHRGGKVVAGGSRLGDKGYFFAPTVVTDLPDDARLMTDEPFGPVAPVTRFKDTAEVLRRANSLPYGLASYVFTNSLKTATEVSNGLEAGMVNINHFGMALAETPFGGIKDSGIGSEGGLETFDGYLVTKFITQV from the coding sequence ATGTACCAGGATCTCGCCCTCTATATCGACGGAGAATTCATCAAGGGAGGCGACCGGCGGGAGCAGGAGGTCATCAACCCGGCCACGCAGGAAGTGCTGGGCCAGCTGCCGCACGCCACGCGCGCCGACCTGGACCGCGCCCTGGCCGCCGCGCAGCGCGCCTTCGAAAGCTGGAAGAAGACCTCGCCGCTGGAGCGCGGCAAGATCCTGCGCCGCGTCGGAGAACTCGCGCGCGAGCGCGCCCGCGACATCGGCCGCAATATCACGCTGGACCAGGGCAAGCCGCTGGCCGAGGCGGTCGGCGAGATCATGGTCTGCGCCGAGCATGCCGACTGGCACGCCGAGGAATGCCGCCGCATCTACGGCCGCGTGATCCCGCCGCGCCAGCCCAATGTGCGCCAGCTGGTGGTGCGCGAGCCGATCGGCGTCTGCGCCGCGTTCACCCCCTGGAACTTCCCCTTCAACCAGGCCATCCGCAAGATCGTTGCCGCGGTGGGCGCGGGCTGCACGCTGATCCTGAAGGGCCCCGAGGACTCGCCCAGCGCGGTGGTGGCGCTGGCGCAGCTGTTCCACGACGCCGGCCTGCCGCCGGGGGTGCTCAACATCGTCTGGGGCGTGCCGTCCGAGGTCTCGACCTACCTGATCGAATCGCCGATCGTGCGCAAGATCTCGTTCACCGGCTCGGTGCCGGTGGGCAAGCAGCTGGCGGCGCTGGCCGGCGCGCACATGAAGCGCGTCACCATGGAGCTGGGCGGGCATTCGCCGGTGCTGGTGTTCGACGATGCCGACATCGACCCGGCCGCCGAGATGCTGGCGCGCTTCAAGCTGCGCAATGCCGGCCAGGTATGCGTGTCGCCCACGCGCTTCTACGTCCAGGAGAAGGCCTATGACCGCTTCCTGGCGCGCTTCACCGAGGTGATCGGCTCGATCAAGGTCGGCAACGGCCTCGAGGACGGCACCCAGATGGGCCCGCTGGCGCACGAGCGCCGGGTGCTGTCGATGGAGCAGTTCCTGGACGATGCCAGCCATCGCGGCGGCAAGGTGGTGGCGGGCGGCTCGCGCCTGGGCGACAAGGGTTACTTCTTCGCGCCGACCGTGGTCACCGACCTGCCCGACGACGCGCGCCTGATGACCGACGAGCCCTTCGGCCCGGTGGCGCCGGTGACGCGCTTCAAGGACACCGCCGAGGTGCTGCGCCGCGCCAACAGCCTGCCCTACGGCCTGGCGTCCTACGTGTTCACCAACTCGCTGAAGACCGCGACCGAAGTGTCCAACGGCCTCGAAGCCGGCATGGTCAACATCAACCACTTCGGCATGGCGCTGGCCGAAACCCCGTTCGGCGGCATCAAGGACTCGGGCATCGGCAGCGAAGGCGGCCTGGAGACCTTCGACGGCTACCTGGTGACCAAGTTCATTACCCAGGTCTGA
- a CDS encoding cytochrome C oxidase subunit IV family protein, whose protein sequence is MASNPATPAAPATPPHATGADAAHHGQQHPIGLYLKIWLLLFVLSALSYMVDYFHVSGYLRWTLILLFMSLKAGLIVAVFMHMAWERMALICAILIPPLCLLVLVWLMAEEANHTFLTRGIFFR, encoded by the coding sequence ATGGCATCGAACCCTGCAACCCCCGCGGCGCCGGCAACGCCCCCGCATGCCACTGGCGCGGACGCCGCGCACCACGGCCAGCAGCATCCGATCGGGCTGTACCTGAAGATCTGGCTGCTGCTGTTCGTGCTGTCCGCGCTGTCCTACATGGTCGATTACTTCCATGTCAGCGGCTATCTGCGCTGGACCCTGATCCTGCTGTTCATGAGCCTGAAGGCGGGGCTGATCGTGGCGGTGTTCATGCACATGGCATGGGAGCGCATGGCGCTGATCTGCGCCATCCTGATCCCGCCGCTGTGCCTGCTGGTGCTGGTCTGGCTGATGGCGGAAGAAGCGAATCATACGTTCCTGACGCGCGGCATCTTCTTCCGCTGA
- a CDS encoding heme-copper oxidase subunit III family protein, with translation MSTQLSSPSATPGVAPAPPVGGVRGMLADWSSDQQAFKVSWGKAMMWIFLLSDTFVFSCFLTGYMTVRMSTTVPWPNPSEVFALHVGGADIPLLLIAIMTFVLITSSGTMAMAVNFAYRRARRECATLMFVTAAFGALFVGMQAFEWTKLIVDEGVRPWGNPMGAAQFGSTFFMITGFHGLHVSCGVIYLLVVAMRVLRGRYEATGNYQIVEIAGLYWHFVDLVWVFIFALFYLW, from the coding sequence ATGTCGACGCAACTGTCTTCACCCTCGGCCACCCCCGGCGTGGCGCCCGCGCCGCCGGTGGGCGGCGTGCGCGGCATGCTGGCCGACTGGTCGTCGGACCAGCAGGCCTTCAAGGTGTCGTGGGGCAAGGCCATGATGTGGATCTTCCTGCTGTCCGACACCTTCGTCTTCAGCTGCTTCCTGACCGGCTACATGACCGTGCGCATGTCGACCACGGTGCCGTGGCCCAACCCGAGCGAGGTGTTCGCGCTGCACGTGGGCGGCGCCGACATCCCGCTGCTGCTGATCGCCATCATGACCTTCGTGCTGATCACCAGCAGCGGCACCATGGCGATGGCGGTCAACTTCGCCTACCGGCGCGCGCGGCGCGAATGCGCGACGCTGATGTTCGTCACCGCGGCGTTCGGCGCACTGTTCGTCGGCATGCAGGCGTTCGAATGGACCAAGCTGATCGTCGACGAGGGCGTGCGGCCCTGGGGCAACCCGATGGGGGCGGCGCAGTTCGGCTCGACCTTCTTCATGATCACGGGCTTCCACGGCCTGCACGTGTCGTGCGGCGTGATCTACCTGCTGGTGGTGGCCATGCGCGTGCTGCGCGGGCGCTACGAGGCCACCGGCAACTACCAGATCGTCGAGATCGCCGGGCTGTACTGGCACTTCGTCGACCTGGTGTGGGTGTTTATCTTTGCGCTGTTCTATCTCTGGTGA
- a CDS encoding bb3-type cytochrome oxidase subunit III: MNADAVYKVSRDDFGGNPSGENAANRHPQRRAPASIGLWVFMGVVTSLFALFLTAYALRMDSPDWHRIALPWQVWLSTALLAAGSVAMAVASRAAGRGEMAAARRALRLGGLGAAAFVASQLWAWQALGAMQVMPAGNPAGSFFYLLTAMHGLHVLGGLAGWGFAMTARGSGTAAVLRLRLCARYWHFLLAVWAVLLAALGWLTPELVRYICGTA; the protein is encoded by the coding sequence ATGAACGCCGACGCCGTCTACAAGGTCAGCCGCGACGACTTCGGCGGCAACCCTTCGGGCGAGAACGCCGCCAACCGCCACCCGCAGCGCCGCGCGCCGGCCAGCATCGGCCTGTGGGTGTTCATGGGCGTGGTCACGTCGCTGTTCGCGCTGTTCCTGACCGCCTATGCGCTGCGCATGGACAGCCCTGACTGGCACCGCATCGCGCTGCCGTGGCAGGTATGGCTGTCGACCGCGCTGCTGGCCGCGGGCAGCGTGGCGATGGCGGTGGCCTCGCGCGCCGCGGGCCGGGGCGAGATGGCCGCGGCCCGGCGGGCATTGCGCCTGGGCGGGCTGGGGGCGGCCGCTTTCGTCGCTTCGCAGCTGTGGGCGTGGCAGGCGCTGGGCGCGATGCAGGTGATGCCGGCCGGCAATCCGGCCGGCAGCTTCTTCTATCTGCTGACCGCGATGCACGGGCTGCACGTGCTGGGCGGCCTGGCGGGCTGGGGCTTTGCCATGACGGCGCGCGGCAGCGGCACGGCCGCGGTGCTGCGCCTGCGGCTGTGCGCGCGCTACTGGCATTTCCTGCTGGCGGTGTGGGCGGTGCTGCTGGCGGCGCTGGGATGGCTCACGCCCGAACTGGTGCGCTATATCTGCGGCACGGCCTAG
- the ctaD gene encoding cytochrome c oxidase subunit I, producing MAYADDAAHHAPQSFWTRYVWSQDHKVIAVQYTIVAIVVGLVGVALSNLMRMQLGFPGRFEFIDANRYYQFVTMHGMIMVIYLLTALFLGGFGNYLIPLMVGARDMVFPFLNMLSFWVYLLSVIVLLASFFVPGGPTGAGWTLYPPQAILPGTPGHDWGIILMLVSLAIFIVAATMGGLNYVTTVLQARTEGMTLLRMPLSVWGIFMATILALLAFPALFVSAVMMLLDKTMGTSFFMPAMVSMGQQLQYKGGSPLLFQHLFWFFGHPEVYIVALPAFGIVSDLISVHSRKSIFGYRTMVWAILAIGVLSVVVWAHHMFVSGMNPYFGFFFATTTLIIAIPTAIKVYNWVITLWRGDIHFTVPMLFAIAFISTFIIGGLTGLFLGNVSVDIPLSNTYFVVAHFHMVMGVSPILVVFGGLYHWYPKVTGRMLNDTMGSIHFWVTFVGTYAIFFPMHYLGVLGMPRRYYAWENYAFIPESAHVMNMYISVAAFVVATAQLIFVFNLFWSLRHGRKADGNPWRAASLEWQTPQTPPAHGNWGPHLPVVYRWAYAYSVPGARDDFIAQNAPPEQGGSEPEPHASRGAVA from the coding sequence ATGGCCTACGCCGATGACGCCGCCCATCACGCGCCGCAGAGCTTCTGGACACGCTATGTCTGGAGCCAGGACCACAAGGTCATCGCCGTGCAATACACCATCGTGGCGATCGTGGTGGGCCTGGTGGGCGTGGCGCTGTCCAACCTGATGCGCATGCAGCTGGGCTTCCCCGGCCGCTTCGAGTTCATCGACGCCAACCGCTACTACCAGTTCGTCACCATGCACGGCATGATCATGGTGATCTACCTGCTGACCGCGCTGTTCCTGGGTGGCTTCGGCAACTACCTGATCCCGCTGATGGTGGGGGCGCGCGACATGGTGTTCCCCTTCCTCAACATGCTCAGCTTCTGGGTCTACCTGCTGTCGGTGATCGTGCTGCTGGCCAGCTTCTTCGTGCCGGGCGGACCCACCGGTGCGGGCTGGACGCTGTATCCGCCGCAGGCCATCCTGCCCGGCACGCCGGGGCACGACTGGGGCATCATCCTGATGCTGGTGTCGCTGGCGATCTTCATCGTCGCGGCGACGATGGGCGGGCTCAACTACGTCACCACCGTGCTGCAGGCGCGTACCGAGGGCATGACGCTGCTGCGCATGCCGCTGTCGGTGTGGGGCATCTTCATGGCCACCATCCTGGCGCTGCTGGCGTTCCCGGCGCTGTTCGTGTCGGCGGTGATGATGCTGCTCGACAAGACCATGGGCACCAGCTTTTTCATGCCGGCAATGGTGTCGATGGGGCAGCAGCTGCAGTACAAGGGCGGCAGCCCGCTGCTGTTCCAGCACCTGTTCTGGTTCTTCGGCCACCCCGAGGTCTATATCGTCGCGCTGCCGGCGTTCGGCATCGTCTCGGACCTGATCAGCGTGCATTCGCGCAAGAGCATCTTCGGCTACCGCACCATGGTCTGGGCGATCCTGGCGATCGGCGTGCTGTCGGTGGTGGTGTGGGCGCACCATATGTTCGTCAGCGGCATGAACCCGTACTTCGGCTTCTTCTTCGCCACCACCACGCTGATCATCGCGATCCCGACCGCGATCAAGGTCTACAACTGGGTCATTACGCTATGGCGCGGCGATATCCACTTCACCGTGCCGATGCTGTTCGCGATCGCCTTCATCAGCACCTTCATCATCGGCGGGCTGACCGGGCTGTTCCTGGGCAACGTCAGCGTCGACATCCCGCTGTCGAATACCTACTTCGTGGTGGCGCACTTCCACATGGTGATGGGCGTGTCGCCGATCCTGGTGGTATTCGGCGGGCTCTACCACTGGTATCCCAAGGTGACCGGGCGGATGCTGAACGACACCATGGGCAGCATCCACTTCTGGGTGACCTTCGTCGGCACCTATGCCATCTTCTTCCCGATGCACTACCTGGGCGTGCTGGGCATGCCGCGGCGCTACTACGCCTGGGAGAACTACGCCTTTATCCCGGAATCGGCGCATGTGATGAACATGTATATCTCGGTGGCGGCGTTCGTCGTTGCCACGGCGCAGCTGATCTTTGTCTTCAACCTGTTCTGGAGCCTGCGGCACGGGCGCAAGGCCGACGGCAACCCCTGGCGCGCGGCCTCGCTGGAATGGCAGACGCCGCAGACGCCGCCGGCGCACGGCAACTGGGGCCCGCACCTGCCGGTGGTGTACCGCTGGGCCTATGCCTACAGCGTGCCGGGGGCGCGCGACGACTTTATCGCGCAGAACGCGCCGCCCGAGCAGGGCGGGTCCGAGCCTGAACCGCACGCCAGCCGTGGAGCCGTAGCATGA
- a CDS encoding cytochrome c oxidase subunit II has protein sequence MAMAIALVVMVAASVLFHFLSPWWATPLASNWKQMDDTLTITLVITGIFFIGINLFVGYIVWRFRHDAPHPNGGSGHRASYHPENSRLELWLIGGTTLGVILLLAPGLFVYADYVRPPREAMVMEVVGQQWSWAFRFPGKSGQLGASDARFVTGANPLGLDPDDPRGLDNIVIVGPEVHLPLNQPVKVLLRSKDVLHDFYVPPFRARMNMVPGMVTSFWFTPTQAGRFDILCAQLCGVGHYNMRGTVVVEEPAAFEAWLAKQQTFAMTLAKAAAPPAAMAAAAPGAAGAAGTIEKGRALAQSKGCVGCHSIDGNPGVGPTWKGLYGKTETFADGSSARVDDAFLHKEIADPHARLVKGYGPVMPKVPVSDDEVAALTAYIKSVGSGAADAGMVAPVAPVDVPAGAAATTSAATTAAAGSAAPAATAGAASGTYTTSTAVAVPPTAAPAPPRQ, from the coding sequence ATGGCGATGGCCATCGCACTCGTCGTCATGGTTGCCGCATCGGTGCTCTTTCATTTCCTGAGCCCGTGGTGGGCAACGCCGCTGGCGTCCAACTGGAAACAGATGGACGACACGCTGACCATTACCCTCGTCATCACCGGCATCTTCTTTATCGGCATCAACCTGTTCGTTGGCTACATCGTCTGGCGCTTTCGCCATGATGCGCCGCATCCCAACGGCGGCAGCGGCCACCGCGCGTCCTACCACCCCGAGAACAGCCGGCTGGAACTGTGGCTGATCGGCGGCACCACGCTGGGCGTGATCCTGCTGCTGGCGCCGGGTTTGTTCGTCTACGCCGACTACGTGCGCCCGCCGCGCGAGGCGATGGTGATGGAAGTGGTCGGGCAGCAATGGTCGTGGGCGTTCCGCTTTCCCGGCAAGAGCGGGCAGCTGGGCGCGTCGGACGCGCGCTTCGTCACCGGCGCCAATCCGCTCGGGCTGGATCCGGACGATCCGCGCGGGCTCGACAACATCGTCATCGTCGGCCCTGAGGTGCACCTGCCGTTGAACCAGCCGGTCAAGGTGCTGCTGCGTTCCAAGGACGTGCTGCATGACTTCTACGTGCCGCCGTTCCGCGCGCGCATGAACATGGTGCCGGGCATGGTGACATCGTTCTGGTTCACGCCGACGCAGGCGGGGCGCTTCGACATCCTGTGCGCGCAGCTGTGCGGCGTGGGGCATTACAACATGCGCGGCACGGTGGTGGTGGAAGAGCCGGCCGCGTTCGAGGCGTGGCTGGCGAAGCAGCAGACCTTTGCCATGACGCTGGCGAAGGCCGCGGCGCCGCCTGCTGCGATGGCCGCGGCCGCGCCCGGTGCGGCGGGTGCGGCCGGCACCATCGAGAAGGGCCGCGCGCTGGCGCAGAGCAAGGGCTGCGTCGGCTGCCACAGCATCGACGGCAATCCGGGCGTGGGGCCGACCTGGAAGGGCCTGTACGGCAAGACCGAGACTTTTGCCGACGGCAGCAGCGCCAGGGTGGACGATGCCTTCCTGCACAAGGAGATCGCCGACCCGCATGCGCGGCTGGTCAAGGGCTACGGCCCGGTGATGCCGAAGGTGCCGGTCAGCGACGACGAGGTCGCGGCGCTGACCGCGTATATCAAGTCCGTTGGCAGCGGTGCCGCGGACGCCGGCATGGTGGCGCCGGTGGCGCCGGTGGACGTGCCCGCCGGCGCGGCCGCCACCACCAGCGCCGCGACCACGGCGGCCGCCGGTTCCGCGGCGCCCGCGGCCACGGCCGGCGCCGCGTCCGGCACCTACACCACTTCGACGGCCGTCGCGGTGCCGCCCACGGCCGCGCCCGCACCGCCGCGCCAGTGA
- a CDS encoding Fic family protein: MSTAHSLLESIRNASGGLMLAELLAQHPDVARRTAQRWISQWIEDGQVTAIGEGRARRYFRGGTTEAAAPLPERDRFPDYIPLSADSRDIAAYIDQPPEARKPVGYQRDFLDTYQPNVTRYLSESLRRQLHKMGKTAQADAPAGTYSRAILNRLLIDLSWASSHLEGNTYSRLDTRELIEHGKAAQGKAAIETQMILNHKTAIELLVENIGTVGFDRYTLMNLHSALSENLLPNPADEGRIRQHVVDIGQSVYRPLSAPQQIEEALEVLLGKADQIDDPFEQSFFVLVHLPYLQPFADVNKRTSRLIANLPLFRANLCPLTFLDVPEQAYSRAILGVYEMTRVELLRDVFVWAYERSTQEYVAIKQDLSEPDPLRLAWRDVIKQSIRDVVLHPDQDALAVIRQVVLAKVPEVDRNNVQALIIDELRRLHEGVLARYGLRPSELTAWKANQVAAPSSS, translated from the coding sequence ATGTCGACCGCCCATTCCCTCCTTGAAAGCATCAGGAACGCCTCTGGCGGGTTGATGCTCGCCGAGTTGCTGGCACAGCATCCCGATGTTGCACGACGGACCGCCCAACGCTGGATCAGCCAATGGATCGAGGACGGACAAGTCACTGCAATCGGCGAAGGGCGCGCACGTCGTTATTTCAGGGGGGGCACGACAGAGGCTGCCGCACCTTTACCCGAGCGAGACCGCTTCCCGGATTACATCCCACTTTCGGCCGACAGCCGCGACATCGCGGCGTATATCGATCAGCCTCCGGAAGCACGCAAGCCCGTGGGCTATCAACGCGACTTCCTTGACACCTATCAGCCCAACGTCACACGATACCTTTCGGAATCGCTCCGGCGTCAGTTGCACAAGATGGGCAAGACGGCGCAAGCTGATGCGCCCGCCGGAACCTACAGCAGGGCCATCCTGAACCGGCTGCTGATCGACCTGTCATGGGCATCGAGTCATTTGGAGGGCAATACCTATTCGCGCCTCGACACTCGCGAGTTGATCGAGCATGGGAAGGCGGCGCAAGGCAAGGCGGCCATCGAAACACAGATGATCCTCAACCACAAGACAGCCATCGAACTGCTGGTGGAGAACATCGGCACGGTCGGTTTCGACCGTTATACGTTGATGAACCTGCATAGCGCGTTGTCGGAGAACCTGCTACCCAACCCCGCCGACGAAGGCCGGATTCGACAGCATGTCGTGGACATTGGCCAAAGTGTTTACCGGCCCCTGTCAGCACCACAGCAAATTGAGGAGGCACTAGAGGTTCTGCTCGGGAAAGCGGACCAGATCGATGATCCTTTCGAACAGTCATTCTTCGTGCTGGTGCACCTGCCATACCTGCAACCATTTGCGGACGTCAACAAACGCACCTCGCGCCTCATTGCTAATCTGCCGCTGTTCCGAGCAAACCTCTGTCCCCTGACTTTCCTGGATGTACCGGAGCAAGCTTATAGTCGCGCCATCCTTGGCGTGTATGAGATGACCCGCGTCGAATTGCTGCGCGATGTCTTCGTTTGGGCCTACGAGCGCTCAACCCAAGAGTACGTTGCCATCAAGCAAGACCTGTCGGAGCCTGATCCGCTCCGCCTTGCCTGGCGTGATGTGATCAAACAATCCATACGGGACGTCGTACTTCACCCCGATCAGGATGCGCTGGCCGTTATTCGGCAGGTCGTCCTGGCAAAGGTGCCGGAGGTCGATCGTAACAACGTGCAAGCGCTGATCATAGATGAGCTCCGGCGGTTGCATGAAGGCGTGCTGGCCCGCTACGGATTGCGCCCCTCGGAACTCACAGCGTGGAAGGCAAACCAGGTGGCTGCGCCTTCCAGCTCTTGA
- a CDS encoding rubredoxin — MQQEPMEAAVAYKTWVCVICGWVYDEEQGWPEDGIAPGTRWEDIPDDWRCPECDVGKGEFAMIEL; from the coding sequence TTGCAGCAGGAGCCAATGGAAGCCGCCGTCGCCTACAAGACGTGGGTGTGCGTGATCTGCGGCTGGGTGTACGACGAAGAGCAGGGCTGGCCGGAAGACGGCATCGCCCCCGGCACGCGCTGGGAGGATATCCCCGATGACTGGCGCTGCCCGGAATGTGACGTCGGCAAGGGCGAATTCGCGATGATCGAGCTGTAA